TGTTTCTACATTATACGATACCTCCCAtgtaaaaaattataataattaaaaaacctTTATTGTTTCATTGAATACCCCCCACTATTTTGATCCTCATTGCTACAATGGGGATTGAAAGTTGCTGTAAGCCTTAACAACAGCAAACTAAAAAAGTACATTCAAATCAAACAATAAGCAAAGTAGGATGACGGGGAAACAATGATGGAGACTAAAGCAGGGGTGCTTTTCATTTAGCTTACTTGACTCACAGCTTTCCTCACTCATATCATTTCCTCAAATCTCAACTCCTCCCTGCAAGGATGTAAGACATGGAGGAAGAGGCAGCGAAACAGCTGAATGAGAAATCTTTGGTGGCTCTGTGTCGGTTTAATGTACCTTTCAAtgtgaaagcacaagttttACATGTTAGGTCATTTGAAGGAAGACCTCTGCCCAGGCTACAGCCAGGACTTAGCTCCTGAAGCCTCCTTTATACTCACTCATCAAGGTGCATTTAAGGTATTGCAGAATTCAGGAGGATGGTGGAGGGGGAAGAGTTTCCAGGCCATAGGCAGATGGCAAGCACAAGGTGGCAAAAGTTAGCATAATGAAAAGCACCACTGGAATGAATCaatgtttcttttccttctcctcATAAATATTTCATTGCATTAACTCAGTGCACATGAAAATTCTGACTCAAAAGAGGATAACTGAGCTCCCTTTTTCGCCGAATTGAAAATCTGCAGGTTTCACACTGGATGGAAAAATGTGGGGTCTTATTTTTCCTGCAAGATATGCAACAACACGAGGCCACTGATGTCCAAATGTGTGTTAAACTAATGCAAATCCTGGCTATGCAAATAGCCACACGTGCTGTGTGTTGGTTCGTTTTATAAATCTGATACTGGTCCAGAATGCAGGAGAGGTGCATACGTATTacagttttaaattaaaaaagcaGCTGGGTGTCTCCCTGATTTTTTGAGCGCATTCagacaaaactaaacaaaaattcTACTGGTCACAAGTAAGTTTCAAGTTTGTTATGTACTACTGAAATCAATGGTAGCCaggaaatttagaaaataacatTAAAATACAAATATTCTAGGTTAATTGTGACAATAGGCCTCGCTTACACCGGAccatattcaaaagaagttgGACTGAGTTGGGTGTGACGGTGAATGTGCAATTTAGTGGCGGACTGACGCAGCACGTTTTCAAATGCTGAGTCAGTAAATCACACTTCTGTCTCCATGTCAATGACAACAGAAGGAAGTGATCCGCAGCAAAGTGTTTCTGTGACGATCAGGTATTGGGTTTCTACCTTCCGAACACTGCAGTGAGGGATGGGTTTAATTCACATATCTTCGTGCAATTGAGTCACTTTTGGCTTCTGTCGTTTAGACGAGGGAAAAAGGCAGCTTTAGGAATTCGAGAGGATTGCTGTGTCAGTGCTAGTTTAGCAGGAGTAGCGCTCAGATTGGTGAACAATTTGATAATTACCTCACACCCTGCGAAACAGAGGAGAGCAGAGGTTGCAAGATATGAACTCGAAAACCTCAAAAGTGCCTCAAAGGTCAAATTCCGGGAGATGCAACCATTAACAAAACCTTTGAATATGGAAAACATTAACCCTAACAATCTATTGTTTTAGAAGACTCAGCAGAAGTCCAATATTGTAAACTATAACCTAAAGAAATGCCCCCTTTTGACTTCAAAATGTGAGATTAAATATGTACATAATAAGTTCACTGCTAGTGTGCAACCTTAATTTGCCATATTTCCCAttactttgtgtgttttttttctgccttacAAACCATGGTCTGTATCCAAGCAGTGAAAAATGATCACAACAAACACACCTGCGTGTAGAGGAGaggaaaacaacatttaaaatggCTTTAATGTGAAACAAAGGACATCATGCAACTTCTCATTAGGGGCAGTTCCTAATGAGAAACGTTTAAGCCAAACTTCTTGTTCATTAACACCTTGTAACACTCTGCTGTAATTAGCTCCAACATGCTTTTATTACCTAAAGgggcatttgttttttttgttttttttaagtcttaAGGTGGTCGTTTGTACAGATGACAAGCTGGAACATGTTGCTCAATTACAATAAATCGAGTATATTTCTTAAAGACCAGCGCGAAGGATTTGATTAATCAGCTGACCTGCGTGTCCTTCACGAAGTTTGAACTGTGACTTCTTTGTAAATGTTGTCAGGCTGTTTGGTAACAAGAGGAAAGCTGGCGTTTAgctggagtgtttttttttttttttcttttaaataaaaagacaCCAATGTTTCTACATCTCACTGCGTATTcttgcagacagacagactggCAGGCAGGCAGCGTTTACCTGAGAGACCTCCCATGGCTCCGGTCCACGGCTGTTTGTACACGACGTTCCACACCAGGAAAGCAGAGAAGCCCATGAGCATACCAAACGAAGCGTAGGCGACACTAACGTACGTTTTATTGATCGCCATAGTGACAAAAACACAGACGGCGCAGAGCTGAGAGAAGACACGGGCCGGGCTGGAGGAGAGCCGAGTGTTTCTGAGAGCAGAGAGCTGATTATTTCAAAACAACTGCATCCGGTCACTCTGAGCGCACACTCTCACACAGAGGCCAAAGCGTGACTGAGCGAAAGTGTCCTGCTGACTAATGAgagcgctcacacacacacacagagagatcaGATCTGAAACATGACAACGCATTTCTAGTGAGAagtagtgttttttgtttttttttcgccTCTCCAGCCAGCTGCAAAATAAATAGCTGACGTCACTTGGTCTTAACCAAGGAAATCTGCTCAATGTGGCAGCTAACGCTTTAGTTAGGCGGACACAGCGCCTCCCACAGGGCGGCAAAATACCAACTGTTTCCCTCTAATCCTCGCATTTTATGGGGATGAATAGTACAGAGCATTATAAAGGGACTGTGGTGAGTGAAAATATGTAAATGACACAGCTGAAATACCTAAACAGCTGAAGCTGTTAAcatgagagaaaaacaaacaccaccaagaaggaCACTGATGTTTCAGAGTTTATTTTCAAGAGAAAAAAACGAAAAGACCGATGTTGCCACCATGATACAACTCCTGGGGTTTCAGTTCGACAGGTTGGAGCAGTTCAACCAACTGGTGTGGGGTTTCATTTGGAAGTATCTTCAATCTTTCAACATTCAGACCTTTTTTCACACAATCATGTTCGGATTCTAACCCGCGACGCCGCTGTCATCACAATGCAAGTGAGCAGAGTAGTGAGCGGTAGGTTATTTAGTAAAATAAACAGACAAGATGacaatatctttaaaaaaaaaaaagtttcattaTACATTGGAGATGTGAGAAGGTAAACGACaaaacagatgtaaaaaaaatcattttcaacTTCTAAAAACTCATATGTAAACAAGGGAAGACCTCACAAAATCCCAACAGAACCATGCATGTTGGGTTTTTCACTACAGCTCCTACACATGTTGAACAGTGCTGCTGTAGTGACGCAATATAGCAGAGTAAACCAATGCTCCACTTATTCTCCTCTCTCTCTTAAGAGCCCAAAAGTTACCAAAAAGCTTCAGAAAACTCaaaacaaaatcagttttttctcAGAGGAAGTTAGAGCAAATGTAATGTGTCTGTCGTGCAGTTagtatttctttctcaatctAGGAAATCATTTTACCTCTTAGTGTGATGAACTGGAAACATACTCACACCGTGCGATTGTGGCTCTACTAATAGTGGCTGTTAACGGTACGTCTTTAAagtgtagtaaaaaaaaaaactgtgcgaCAGCAttgtgatgtcataacattacagctgtcACCTGAGTTAAACCAGACTGGGCAAGTAGCAATAGAAGAAGAACTCCTCTAACTTCCTCTTCATGACTTTGATAATGACTTCATCGCGGTAGATGCGTTGCACCAGTGTGTTTTCTCTGGAGTGCACCAACAGATCACACCACGACGTGCCTGTCACCATCATCTCTCCTTGGATGTGCCAGTGGTACGGGTGGGTCCTCTTCAGGTTTAAGACTCCATCCCTACAGATCAGAAAACTACATTCGATAAAGCTCTGGAAAGTGACACATTTGATATGCAGCAGCCCAAAGCTGCTCTTCTCTTTGGGATCGTACACCAGCCCATCAGGCGTCGCTGCCAGCCACGGAGCATTCGGATGGACAACCAAACCACAGGGGGACCAGTTGACACACAAATGCCGGCAGTATTCCCGAATAGCTTTGGGCTTCGTTTCCTCATCCACCTGTGTCATCTTACCCTGGGGGctgcctttttttattttgaatagcaGCTGTTCTGCATGGCTGCGTCCTGGTTTAAGCTTGCAGATCTCTCTGAAACGGCTGGTCAAGCGCATCTTCCGCAGCTTCTCTGCAGATTCCTTGCATCCACGGGTGGAGTGCTCCAGAAGATGTGCCTCTTCCCATGTGACATGTATGTCATTTATGTGTGCCTGCTCATCAGCACTGAGTGTAGGAGGAGCAGACACCGGCTCCAATTCGTGATGACAAGAGGGGAGCAGCGGCTGAGGGGGAGCATCATCATACGGCTTGTAATCCTTACTTGATGGGACAGGGAACTGGTAGGACAGAGGGCAACCTTTAGGGACTAGACCAACAGCACACTCCACCCATTCCACATCCGATGTGAGGCCCATTTTGGTAATCAGAGGCTTCTCCTGGTCAGGAAAATCCTTAAAGGCTTCATGAAGTCTTGATAAAAAGGACTGGTGGTCAGATGGGGCAGTGTTTGGGGGGCACGTTGACCTGCATGGAATGGTTCAAATGTTTTTCATATGATAAAACTATTACATCtacttcaaaaaaaaaagaaaaggcattCAGAGGTAACATTCTTACCTGGGCATCTGTAGCATGGTTTTCTGACAGGAGAAATTTGGCCTCTTCTATTTTGTAGCAAAATATccgacaaagaaaagaaaagcatgttattatttttattttcagcagTGAAAGAATAAACAAAGCCTGAAATGTGAACAAAACATTTTGGACCAGCCCTCAAGGACCTGTTTCCTCaaagaaatgtgaaaaatcaCACCAACACAAAGCTTTGATTGGCATAGTTTCAACGAAAgataaaacaatgacaaaaacaattcaaattagAGGGATGTTATTACATATTTTCATCCTTTTGAGTGTTACTACAAAAGCAATGAAGACTTTACACCAGAGAACTAGTGCAAGAATGTAATGTTCAACAAAGCTGAAAAGTTTTTACTCAAACTGAACATGCTTCTATTTATGTTTGTCACGACACAAAGTAAAAGTTGAGCTTATTTGAACTGAGAATGGACTAGATAAATGTTAGATGTTTAGTAAAATCCCCTGAATCTGTTGTTTGCTAAAGGTTTTGATAGCCCACACGACAGAATCTAGGTGAAAGAAGAtttggtgggaaaaaaaattaaaaaaatcattcatcTAAAAATGGGGGGGCACTGATGCTATCAAATACAATAAActttttatgggatttaaggGCAATATTCCACACTTACATTAGTAATTGAAGTTTCGTCATTTCCTTTAAGGTTCACGGTGCTGCTTGTACTCTCCGTACTCTCCGTACTCTCAAATAGTGGTGAGTCAGCTTCATATTGTTCTGATTCCATGGAGGTAGCCACATCTGATGCGGAGGCTGAGGAGTCTTGGTTGTAGTCTTTCATAAGATATGAGTCAGCGATGGAGGGCAGGCTTGTTTGTTCCTCCTCTGGATCTGTCTTCACACAGTCTTGTAAGATAATATTGTCAACTTCCCCTGGACATTGTTGTTGTTGCGAATCCCAACTTATGTCATATTCAATCGGCTCTTCTTTAGGTTGTATAGTCAGAGGATCTGACATTTCACTGTCCGACCTGTTGTTTGGCTCGGCAGGCTGCTCTCTGATATCTGTGGTTGCTCCAGTGTATTCTGTAATATCTAgggttggaaaaagaaaaacaccaatATTACCTAACAATACAAATCTTGCATTACATTGGGTATAAAGAGTCAAAACAGTTTTGGTAGACAGGTTTTCCAGTACAACATGCTGCTTTTATGTAAGAGGAACATGGAAGCACCAAAGCTGTGTCTGCCATGAACTCAAAAGGTGCTGGAATAGTGCCACTGTGTACAGTGAAATATGTTTTACGCGCTGTGGTCCAGGAAAGTAATCCTTTGCAATTGACACAATCAAGCTTGACTCAAATCGACTACATGGACAAACAAATTATCTGAGTCCAgaggaaggtttttttttttggttggaaAAAGGTTTGGCTGTTTGGTCAGCACAACCACACGTATGCTTGGATGAGTCAAAGTGGGGCATTGAGGCTCAGAAAAGCTGAGACATCTGAGGATCGCGGTGTTGGCTTTCATACTGTGGGTGTGTTTTGTAATCTACCAGTAGAACTGGAATGGGTAGATTACACAAAAAGGATGAAATTAAGGACTGCTCTTTTGTGGGATGAAAATAAGCAGCCAACAAATCTTTCAAAAGGCCTTCCCAGAGATTTGGCACAATAAGTCATAAGTGTAAGAGGAAACTAATTAAATGTGGTTCTACTGAATCTACAAAAAATAAAGTGATCAAATATCCAACTCTGCCAGAAACTTTTATGGTAATCTGTCTTATTTGATCTATTGTGTGTATATTTAGTGATTGTGTGTCGGGTTGTCGCTATCATTTCAATCATTTTCTATGTTTTCTTTAGTAATTTTGTTTACAGGTAAATCTTCTCCATTTGGTcctgggcctttttttttttctctttctttttccagcCTGCATTGCATTGAATTAAATATGACATAGTACTTATCCAGTAGTTATCTGGAGTCTTCCATGATTGAAAGAACTCGTTTTCAAATTGATTACAAAGACATAAATTTCGAAAATCCCCCTGAAATAACCAACTAACTAAGGTTAGTAGAAACTGCAAAGGTTTAAATCGACGAACCTATCCTGGATAACTTTATCTTGGGGTTGAGCACCATGTGCAGGATGCTCCTCAGCCGTTTGTTTTCCTCGTAGCACGCCTCAACCAAACTTTCAACTTCACCAAATACCTCCACTGCCAAAGTGGTAAAGTGTTCAGTTAAAAAGCCCCGAAAATGTTGAAGTCTAGCGCTCGACATTTTGAGTAGTTTTACGCCCACGAGACGTTAGCCTAAACGACGCGAGTTAAACCAAAATAAAAGTGACCGGACTTCCCAAAGAAGAGATTCTTCTTCTCTGGATTTCGGTGGTTGTTATTCAAATGTCTCACTACCACCCTCTACAGGACATAAACCAGCATTACCATGATGTGGATGACAGGGCCACCAAGCTTCAGAAGACTTACGaagactttttttaattaaatttgcttaaaaaatatgcatgtattgACATTATTAATGAAGAACATTAAAGGGTGAAAAAAGCCAAGATCACTGTTTAAACATTCTAGAGAAATTGATACAGCAATAAGTGGAGTGACAATGTGTGATAAATCTAATTTGTCATAAATAAACAGAGTTATCATTTTAAGCCCTCTCAACAGGACGAGGCTTTAAGACGAGatgataatgaaaataaaagtttGAAATGTAGTTGAAATATCTTCTTATAAGATAATGAACTGTTAAATAAGATATAAACATCACTGTATGAGAGATTTGACAAACTGTAAAGAAGCCCACTATGTAATGTTTACGTCTGGCTGAGATAGTTGGAcagatatttatttttctttatgtcagcGCACCAAAGAACTACTTGATTGAGATGAAATGTCCCTGCACTTGCCTATCTTCAAGTGATTTGGATGCAGAGATGGAAGATGATTTGTGTGCCAATCATTAACTTCACAAACAGTCCCGACAGAAAATAGCCCCTGTGAATCTTAAAATCATTGTATTACTATCAATTCACATTATCAACACTAATATGGATGCAGAGtatctttattcatttatttattcttaccGTTTTGATTAATGAAACCATGACAGTCAACAAACAATGATTAATTTTAACTTTGGAGTAATCTTCTTATAATTCAATCAGATTTTTGTTATCGTTCATAATCAATCACAACTCCAGCTTTGAAAAATGAGTTCAACTTTGAAAATAACTCATCAATTGAAATACTGACTCACAACTTCAGTAAGTTTTACACTTTGAGTAAAAGATGTGTCTTGTTAATCTCTTATAAATGTCTTCGTTTGCAGCTGTTTTGAATCAAAAGCCACATAAAGGAGTTTTCCATTGAAAGACAAGACTGACTAATAAGTTTTATCATCCATTGTCACGACGTAAAAACAGAtaaagacttttgttcttgaatCAACACGGTTGAAAAATAAGTCAGTATTTATTGTGCTTTAATTTTGGTTGCCATATTCTAAACTTGTATTTGTTATCTTAACTCATAATCATTGTAtagattatatatttatttatcagattttagatgtttttttaaataaaccccAACCCTGTTCTTAAGAGAGGCGTGAGTGCGCCTTTGCACATTTCAGCCCATTCATCAGGGGCATGGCTACGGGGGggctacttgaatttaaaccttcaatggagaatgtggagcatgttaaacaaaagctattgcatcctaaagtcctggtctaaaaacctctccaaaataggacatatttgcaacatggcgaaggggttaaagctgcagtctgcaggatttgttgtgaatccccggacagttccaggcattatgcttgaaaaagagttgcagactgcagctttaaggggcAGAACAATCGTCAAAACTGCTTTCCAGTTACTTGGCAGTTACTTGGTGAACACATTTCTTGTGACCCTGATGGCGTTGTAATGGTGCGTCTGCATGCatcatacaagttctacatttctttacaaaaaaaatcataaaaaaattccacacttttaacaaaattgactgtcatgatttatgctagtgtgaccatgttttcattaccgaattgaattatcactattattattattattattattattattattattattatgcttgaagttgttgtagtggttttccaccgatttttttcaggtattgttttctgccccccaggtgagctaactgcccacccacacatgccattctggtcacacctctgccATTCATTCTACAGTCCAGAAGGGGGCGTAATGCCTCACGTTCTTGGCATGAAGAGAAAAattggagaagaagaagaagaagaagaagtgggcAGGCAGCGAGTGACAATCGAAGTATACAGCTGAAGTGATCCGCCAGTTAGTAAACTGAATCAAACGGAGACGTGCAGGACAATTCGATGGAAATAGGATAGCAACGACTGCTCACGTTCAGCTGTAACGTTTTACAAGTTTGTGTCGACTAGTTAGTTGGCTGTCGCTGGTGCAAGCAGTGTTCGTGATGGTAAACTGAGTTAACACTGTTGCTTTGAGTTTTGACGTTCGTGATTGGCATCTTGCGAGCGAAAGCTAAACAAGCTCAGTGTTTACGGTCTCATCGTGTAGCCCGCTTTTGTAGCCTCTTAGAGTATCGACAGCACGTCAGGTGGTCGGACACTCAGTAAAGATGGGTGACATAAACCCATCGACATCTCATGCCTTTCAGTCAGAGGTGAGTGTTTTATGTAAGTGTTTTACAATGACCAGTTTGCTGCCATGGCTAGCAATTTTAGCAGACGTCAACTTGATCGTGGTCTGTCACCGCACGGTGTAGCAGCTGCTGGTTACTTAGCGCTAGCATAGCTCGCTAGTGTTGACAGTGTTCGCTAACAGAAATACATTTCACAAGTTACACTTGGTAAACACGTAAACATGTTTACAGTGAACTGCCACTTGAACCACTAAAACTTTACTTTATATTTGAGAATTTGTCAAGAATGTTACTTCAGATGGTACTTTGTGAAGTGTTGACGCTCGCTAGCCTTGCGTTTCATCGAAAAGAACACATTCCATCATCGTAGCAGAATATGCTAACATGAATGCTGGCTAACTATCATGTTCACACCCGCTGCCTTTATCGTCAGTATACAGTCAGCTAACACATATGCTTCTGTAAGCCAGTGCGACAGCTTGGAAGTCTAGATTTATTGTGTGGCTTCGTTGTTTTCTCTAACAGTTCATCTATTCTGACAATAGCCCGTTAGCATTAGCTTGTTACTTACATGCAGTTACCACTAGCCGATTTAGCTAACACTAGCTGTCGTTTGTAATTTGCTTAATCAGTGAGGGTTGGTAAGCGGGGTTCACTCGCAAGAGAAAGAGAGCAACGTCCATTGAGTCAAGTtaacttttgtttgtgtttgtcaacgctttgtatgattttttttgttgaatcTTCTTACGTGGCACCGAGCCAGCCGTGTGTGGCTGGTTGCTGAGTGTGGGTGTGCGGCGGTCAGTTCTCATTAATGTCATCGCCATGTCGAGATGTGCAGGTTTGATGCAGGTTCCAACGATATGAATGTGTTTTCAGGGATTCAGTCCGCCgtacaggaggaggaggaccgtGGAGGATTTCAACAAGTTTTGCACTTTTGTTTTGGCCTATGCCGGTTACATCCCATACCCGCAAGAGGTGAGTAAAGCTGGCGATCTGTGCTTGTACACTCATTTTCACATACTGTATGCGCCACTGTTGTGGGGCTGATCTGGTGCTTTTCATATGTTTTAATCAGCTAGGTGTCTTATGCATACTCACCCAGGGATTACATTAAAAACAGGCCAAGATAACCCCTTAGTATTTATTAAAAAtgagagggaaaaagaaaaatattgatAACAAATCTTAACTTTGATCTGATTGGTGGATTTCTGGAAAAATTGATGAAGAcattaaattaaaaagaaatccaGTATTAATCACTGGCCCAACGTGGGAAGTAAATTATTTGGATTGTATTGATTTTATCACATAGATTGATGCAGTTAAGGATACATGTGTGCATGTTGATAATGATTGACCTTGTGTTTTCAATAGTGGTAGATGATGTTGAAACGGGTATTGAAACTGTTGTCTTTTTGTCTAACAGGTAAATCACCTCTTTTCTGTTCTCCAATTGAGT
The Odontesthes bonariensis isolate fOdoBon6 chromosome 3, fOdoBon6.hap1, whole genome shotgun sequence DNA segment above includes these coding regions:
- the LOC142377749 gene encoding uncharacterized protein LOC142377749 gives rise to the protein MSSARLQHFRGFLTEHFTTLAVEVFGEVESLVEACYEENKRLRSILHMVLNPKIKLSRIDITEYTGATTDIREQPAEPNNRSDSEMSDPLTIQPKEEPIEYDISWDSQQQQCPGEVDNIILQDCVKTDPEEEQTSLPSIADSYLMKDYNQDSSASASDVATSMESEQYEADSPLFESTESTESTSSTVNLKGNDETSITNKRPNFSCQKTMLQMPRSTCPPNTAPSDHQSFLSRLHEAFKDFPDQEKPLITKMGLTSDVEWVECAVGLVPKGCPLSYQFPVPSSKDYKPYDDAPPQPLLPSCHHELEPVSAPPTLSADEQAHINDIHVTWEEAHLLEHSTRGCKESAEKLRKMRLTSRFREICKLKPGRSHAEQLLFKIKKGSPQGKMTQVDEETKPKAIREYCRHLCVNWSPCGLVVHPNAPWLAATPDGLVYDPKEKSSFGLLHIKCVTFQSFIECSFLICRDGVLNLKRTHPYHWHIQGEMMVTGTSWCDLLVHSRENTLVQRIYRDEVIIKVMKRKLEEFFFYCYLPSLV